The window TTGGCAGTGCTGATGGAGGCTGTCCTGCAAGAAGATATCACTAAATTTCTTGTGTGATCTTACACACAAGGTACACTTTTACACACGTGGACATGGCATTTTCCTGAGCAAAGGTGGCTGCAGATGAAACTAGAATTTTCTACACTGTGCCACCCCAAGTCAGTCCCCTTTTCATCTGTTATGAGTACAGCCATTAATTAATAGGACCTGGTATCATTCCCCCTGTAGGATGTTGGCCTCCTCCAGTGCACAGGATGCACTGTGCTTTGGGAATGGAAGAAGGGATGTCTCGTGGAAGAAGCTGCTGCCTTTGAGAACCCTGGCTCAGAGGGAGGCTTccataaaagaagaaaaggggttGAATTGATTGAAAAGGAAACCAGGTGATAAAATAGACAATCTGCCTGTTCCCCCTCAATCAGAGGACTGACTGAATATGAGGTAGCTTTACCTGTCAGCACCTTGAATATGGATTCACAGATTAGCCTTTTACACAGTTATAGCCCAGATCTGGCTTTGGAGATGAGCTGAAGCCTTATCAGGTAAATGCAAAGACTACCTGCATTGTTTGGAGCCATTCAGAAGAGAAATCtgtctgcactgctgctgttaaTATGCTGACAGCGCTAGTCTTCCTTATTTCTAGCTATACACTACTTACAAAAAATGAGAGCTGAAACCTAATGCTGCAGCAGAAGTGTTGCAGCTAAGGCATTCTGCTTACAGCAAGGACTTTGTTTGTAAAAATTATCCTCATCCTTGGCCAGCTTGAAGACAGAAATGCCCTGACAACCTGGACATCACTACAGATGCATGTCAGTGTGAATgtccttctgctgcagctgatgctCCAGCATAAAGGCATCTTCACTGAAGAACTTCAGGCCAGCATGTTCAGAGAGAACTCAAATCTAACTTCTGAGCTGGATATCAGAGATGTGGAGACATTAATTTCAGTGTTCAGCTCCcgcaaaaatacatttacagtCATTTACATGACATCTATAGTTATTTACTGCTAACAGATCATGCAAGAAGTCTAAAGAACTCTTTTGTCACTCCTGTTCACTTCCATTCCATCTGTGATAACTAATTTTGAACTGTGCCAGTGGAACCAACAATCAACACAGCAACAAGCTTGCAGAACTGATGCTGCAGCTTGGTATacacaggagggaagggggattGTAGGGGTCATGGGGAGAGTTGGTGGTTTTGCCTGGCTGGAGTGCCAAAGCCGCTGGTTGAATTGGGCACAGTCACCATAGTAACAGTGAATTTCCGGGACTCAGGGTGACAGGTTGACGGGATTACTCTTCAAAGCACTTGCTCCCTTGGGAGAGAAGACCTAAAGGAAGGGGATGGGAGTTAATTTAGTTCACACGGTAGAGTAAGGGTCAGCAGTGGCAGGTCTCTGCTGGAGGGAAGCCTGCAGCAGCAATAAACAACTCCCTTTCAGCACCGAAATCACCCTAGGAGGCATTCAACAAGGAAAATCAGGGGTGCATACGAAAGGTGGCAGTCTTCTGTCTTCTAAGGGACAGTTCCAACCAACAGCTTCTGTCTCAAACCTGAGTCTCTGCTTTACTGTGATGGCTTTACTCTGTTCTGCCATTCCTGCTTCCAGCACTGGGATGGCCAGATGTGACTGCAGTTCCTTGATCTGGAAGCACTGAGTTTTGCCAGACCTGGAAAGAGatggggaagcagcagggagGCAAGCATACTGATGCGTATGGTAGGAAGGGGTGTGGGACAAAGTGTTTGGATGGTGGGGTcactgaggcactggcatggcTGTAGAGGTAGGCATGTAGAAGGTAAGAATatgcctgtgctgcagtgtgaaGCAAGAAGGGAGGCATTGTGCGGTGTAGGGGACAGGGGAGAAGGCTGTTATGTCCTAAGGTTCATTGCCTCACTGCTGTGAAGGTATCTGTGTGGGACCTGAAATTAAGCTGTTTTTAGAAGTGCTCATCTTCTTGTACACTGTCATTCTAATTTCATTGGACTTTGGGGAGCAAAGGACTGCTATCCCATCTGCCCTTCTGGGGAGAGAGGAGCAAGACAGCACCATCTCAACGTATTGGTAATTTCTGCTAATAAAACTTCCCTTTGGGCCACTCTTATCAATTAGACCAATGCTGAGGATCAGGCCCTTCCCAGTACCAGAAAAGCACAAGAGTAATTTAAGCTGGTTTGGCTGCCTGCTCCTCCTAAGTGCCAGATGGGAAGACTGAACCACACATGTGCAAACATTCCTTATTTTCCCATGGCTGCTGATAGCCAACTGCAATTGTTCACACTGAGGCCCAGCCACACTTCTACCTGCTTCTTCTTGTAAATCGTTTGGAGAAGTCAGTGTCTTCACGAGCTCCAAAAGCACCTTTGAAGGCTGCCTGGCCCCAGTGGCTCACAGAGCCAAGGATGAGAGGCAGGATCTGACTGCTGGGAACCTGGGTGGCAAGACCTCTACTCACAAGCAGTGAATGTTTAATGCCAAGTAACTTCTTCTACAATGCTTTTTCCCCATAGTAAGAAAAGGACATACACGTGCCTGGATGGAATAAGACAGATCTGTGGTCTGCAGGCTGAAAAGGCATAAATGCCACTGCATCTTCCACTGACCTGGCCTTTGCTCCTGTAATTCaatcctgcaggcagagataTTTCACAACTAAACTATAGAAGATGTAAATGTGGATGTAATAGAAGTGCTGACACAAGCTTAATCATAGCACTGCAGAAAGCATAGATTTATGAAAAATGTAATGTGGGAACAGAATATTGCTATCGCCTTCTGTTAGCTTCTCAGATGTGGCCGCAGCACTGTTTCTATCTAACTGGACCTCTTTTACTGCCTTTAGACTGGtctttgcttccatttttttttccccaccaggGATGCTTTGCAACTCCATAAAATCTGGATCAACTCTGTGCCAGGAACTTTTACCTGAAGAAGCAGGAGGCTGAAGGCAGGTATTTCATGGTCTTGAAATGAGGAGATCCGAGTTCATCAATTCTTCCCTGTCACGCCGTGCACACCTTGGTTATCCTCCAGCCCCTCCACttgcaaaatgcaaaagaatCAGCTTGGAAAAGGAACCTTAGTTGAAAGGCTTCATGTAAATGAGAACTTAATTAGTATGAAACCACCTCAAAGAGTACACTCTCATTTCACCTGTCCCATTTTGCCAGTACCTGAACATGAGAAAGCTGGCAGAATAACGAGCACTTGTGCTGGGGAACACGGCAATTCCAGGGCAACCGGCAGCGGGACTCAGGGCCCCCTCTTGCCGTACAAAGCAGCGTGTGCGCACCGCGAGCGCACCAGCCTGAGCTCTGCACACACTGCAGGCAATGCTAACCTGTCTTGTCACCCATTCTTCCTGGCCAGCCACTGCACAGCAAAGCCCGTTGTTTGTTTTCGACTCTTAAAAgctgctcctgcttctccccacCCCTAAAATACAGGGAGGGTGGGAGACATGGAAAAGATTTGGCTGGCAGGTTAGAACGGCAAGAGAGAAGCCTTGATTTCCTTTGCACTGTTAACATATTAAACCCCTCAAGTATAACCCTCCTCAACTTTGGGGCTTAAAACCCCCATTTAACGCATCTTTTCGAAGGAGGGCGAGGGGCGAGCAGCTCCAGCGCagacttcccctcctcctcatGCAGCACGACGGGGTCTCGGGGAGCCGCTCCGTCAGTGACACGCAGGGCTCGGGATACCGGGGCGGGAGGGCTGGAGGCAGCCCGACGGGGGCCCCGGCTTTGCCCTGCATACCCACACAGCTCCGTTCCCAGCCGCGGACGTGcctcccccatcccacctccatcccacccccatccccatccctatccttATCGCTATCCCTATCCCacccctccctctcctctccccccagcGCTGAGGCCCGCACGCGGcacccgccgccgccgcccgccgcaCCCCGCTCCACTTTCCCACGGCCGGCGGCGCGCGGCCGCGCCAACACTGCCCCCCCCGCGCCCCGCTCCCAGCAGAGGGGCGGGGCTCACCCACCGGCCCGCGGCAATTGGCTGAGGCCTGGGCGCCGGCTGCCAATGGGGGTGGCGGGGGCCGCGCGTGGCGGTGCtgggcggcgggcggcggcgggcgtgctctgccaggctctGCCAGGCGGCCTGACCGGCTGCTGCCTCCGGCCCGCCCGGCCgcctcctgccctgccctgccctgccctgcccggcCCGGCCGGACCCGCccgccctcccctcccctcGGCGGGTAAGAGGAGCCGTGGGAACGCCATGGGGGAGACGGGCGCCGGACGAGGCGCGGGTCGCGCGCTGAGCGCCCTCCTCCCGCGCAGCGCACGCCGCCTCCCCGACGGGCGTCCACGTCCCGCTGTGACCGCCGCCGTGACCGCCGCCATAGCCATGAAGCGGGCGCACCCCGAGTACAGCTCCTCGGACAGCGAAGAGCTGGACGAGGCCATCGAGGTGGAGAAGGAGAGCGCGGACGAGAATGGGTGAGCGTGAGGCGGCCCCTGCCCTCTCCTCAGCCCCGCGGAGCACCGGCACCCCCGGGTCCCCTTCGTCGGGGTGGCGGTGCTTGTGGTGGTCAGTGTCCCGCTATTCCCTGCAGGAACCTGAGCTCGGCGGCGGGCTCCATGTCTCCCTCCACCACGTCGCAGATCCTGGCCAGGAAGAGACGCCGAGGGGTGAGTGTCTTCCCCCCTCAGCCCCGGTTACCCCTCAGTCCCTGCCGCTCGCCCCTGACCCTCTGCTTTCTGCCCTAGATCATCGAGAAGCGCCGCCGCGATCGCATCAACAACAGCCTGTCCGAGCTGAGGAGGCTGGTGCCCAGCGCCTTTGAGAAGCAGGTAGCGCTCTGTGATCCTCCgctctgcctccctgctgtTGCCGGGAGAAAGGGTCACCCCTCTTTAACATCTCTGGATCTGCCTAAACCGCATCatgctttcccttctctcttagGGATCGGCCAAGCTGGAAAAAGCAGAGATTCTGCAGATGACTGTTGATCACCTGAAAATGCTGCATACAGCAGGAGGGAAAGGTAAAGTTTCGTGCCTGACAGTAggtgagcagctctgcagagaagctgctaTCAGAGAAGCGCGTTTCCCAGCATGGGGTGTGCAGAGTGCTGTGGGAGTGCTTGGAGAAGTGAATGTAAACTCTTTCATCAGGAATTTGGGACTTTCTTCTGCTTGACAAGATTTGTGGCATCACTAGCACTGAAGCGAGCTCTAGGTTGATCTAGGGGAGAAACTGCAAGTCTCTGCCGATGTGTCAGTACTGCTAGAAGGCTTTTGGCAACTTGGAAAACTAagagtttttgttgttgtcaaGTGCTTGTTTCTCTAACTTTTAGAAAGTTCAGAACAGAAACTAGAAAGAAACACAGGCTGAAATAAGTAGTGAAAAAAATTGGCATAAACGATGAAATGCACTTTTAGGGAAAAAGTACATTGTCTGCCTAATTCCCCTCTGATAAGTTAGGACTTGTGTTTCTAATGAATTTCACTGCACTGTGGTTTTGCTTGCACTGGGGGAGACATGGAAAGAACAAAAGTACTTTCCTCCACTGCAGTGTGCAATTCCAGTTTGAAAATGGCAGTCTGTGACTGGTCTTGGGACTTGCAGCATCACAGCACAGAtataaaagaaaagcttgttagacaaaaaagaaggggaaaaaaaaggagcttGGCAGCTAATCTATGGTTGGGAATACTAACCACATCCAAGTGAAATATGTTTATAGGGGAGGGTGGAGTGGGGAGGCTGCATGCAGACAGCGCCTAGAAAACAGCATCTTGAGACTCCATTCTTTGTTCTCTTAGGTTATTTTGATGCTCATGCTTTGGCTATGGACTATCGGAGTCTGGGCTTTCGAGAGTGCTTGGCTGAAGTTGCTCGATACCTGAGCATTATAGAGGGTCTGGATGCCTCTGATCCTCTGCGAGTTCGCCTTGTGTCTCATCTCAACAACTATGCCTCTCAGCGGGAAGCAGCGAGTAGTGCACACGCTGGCATTGGACACATTCCTTGGGGCAGTACCTTTGGACATCACCCTCACTTATCTCACCCGTTGCTGCTGGCTCAAAATGGGCACGGTACTACCAGTACTACAGCATCTTCCGCAGAACCACATCACCAGACCAGAATTGCTGCCCCCCATGCTGAAACTTCCTCACTCAGAGTGCCCCCAAATGGCAGCGTTGGACCAGTGCTCCCCGTGGTCACACCTACTACCAAACtgtctcctcctcttctctcctccatgGCATCTCTGTCTGCGTTCCCTTTTTCATTTGGCTCCTTCCATCTGCTGTCCCCCAACGTGCTGAGCCCGTCTACACCAACGCAGTCAGCAACTCTTAGCAAACCGTACAGACCCTGGGGGACTGAGATTGGAGCCTTCTAAAGAATTAACTCTTTAGGGAGGGTGGGGAAGCCTACAAGCCTAGCTGAGCTGGGTTATGCTACGGTTAAAGTTGAAGTTCTTAATAACTTGGACAAAGGTACAGCTTCACCTTAACTAACTTTGTCAGAAAACTAGctctttggatttttcttttttttcccctacattTTTGTATTAGCAATTttgttaggatttttttttaatggttgcTAAAGTTGTccaaatataaaattacaataGTGGTTGTTAACACTTGTGTTAGATCTGTGCTGAGGACTTAAATCACTTTTGTAAACAATTTGTTTCAAATGTGTCATTTTTCTTGAGTATGTCAGACTGCCTTTTTATGAAGATCTATCACCTAGTATTGTTAGCAACAGCTTATTCATTTTTTCAAGACCACTCAGTGCTAACGAGCTGTGGTTTTGAGTTTTGACATTGAGATGTTCTGTAAAGAATTACTCTTTTTGTAAACTATATTTGAGTCTTACATTTCTGAACAGAGCGTTGACAAATCAATTGGACCAGCTTTTATCTAAGAGCTCAATTTCTATTCTGCAGTGGTTTGGTCTTACTCAGTTCCCTAGTGGACAGTTTCTCACATCTGTAACATTATTTCTTCCACTGAAAGGAGCAGTATGAGCGAACTCTAGAGTGGGGAGGGTACACAAGCCGAATTACATGCTGTGTGGTGGTGGGTTTAGTTGCTGGGGAAGtgaagagggagagggaggaaagttGTCACCTGCAGTAGTCTTCCAGCCAGAGCTGAAGGTATGTGTGTTCATTTCATAGGGCCAGATTCTGCTCAGGGTTACAGTGGAGTGGTTGTTCTATTGCTCTGTATTCTTCGATAGCTGAGGTCAGACTCCTTTCCCTGTGTGAGCTGCAGACTTGCACCTGAAGTGGATGATGCTGGTATTTAAATAGCCAATGGAGCAGTACAGCAGGAGCCTGTTCAGTACACAGCCTTGTTACTTAACAGATACATCCTAACCCATTGATTTTTCTGTGGTGATTTGCTTTTAGGTGAAGGTCAGTGCCACCCCTCATTTTGTAAGTGCTCTGCTGCATTCTTGTGTCtgtgagtgtgtgtgcatgtacatcAATATTTTGGTTGATTTCATAAGGATCTTAATCTGAACAGGTTTATCTAGTGAGTTCCACTGGACAGGGTTTGACTGCTCTTGTATTTGTGTTGTGgctaaataaaagagaaagaacaaagtattttaaactaCATGCTTGTCTGATATATATCAGTGGGGAATTCTATGCCTCTGGGTATCATGGGAGATCTCAAACAATTGCTACTTAGTCCTGCTGTGGGcatttgtatttactttttttctcaaatactATGGCATAGTTGGTTACACTGGCTGAGTAAATAAAGAACCACATTGCCTCAGAGTAACAGTCAAGGGAAGGAGAATGTGGGATTCATTTTGCATGTCACTTTTACTCACCTGCAGTGTGTGGGCAGACAGTGAACACACTTGGGTTACTGCAGAAGAGGAAGTTAAAGCTGCACTGCACCTGAATACTCCTACTGATTTGTATTGATATTAAAAAGTGATAATCATTAAAAATGTGGAGTCTCATGATATCTTTATGTGTCCTAGAGCTCTGTAGCAAAGTTGTACCTAACAAAAAGTCTGATTAACTTGCATTCAGTGCATTAGAACAGAATCTACCCAAGGGCTTCTATGGATCCTGTATTTGTTACTGAACTATATGACTGGTATCTTACactttttctttaagtaaaaaCCCAACAGGCTGACACATAGATCCCTTTTCTCCAAATGCAGTCTATGCTACCTGCAAATCTTTACCTGCAGAGCACCAATGACTTTTCCTGGAAATACCTTGCTTCCTCCCTGTATGTTTGAAGTTGTAGTATGCTTGCAGTGGTAAATGGCACATCCCTGTCTGGATTTAGCTCTGCCAGAATAGCAGAAAGAGTCGGCCCTGTGGGAGACAAGAGCTTTGTTTAAAGTGGGGCTCTCGGGCCAATTAAGGAGTGGCATTGATGACAGGCTTTCTCGGAAGAAGGATTGCCGTGAGGCTGGAAAGAGTGGGAGAGCATTCAAGTGCGTAACCTTGTTTTACCTTCCTCCCTAGGCTGCAGGAGACCACTGCTAGAAACGAAAGGCAAAACACTGTGGGAGCTGGAAATACACAGGTGTTATTAAGGACAGATTATAGAGCATAGTATTTCATGTAGAAACATGAAATAAGAGGCTGTAAAACTCCAAATCCAGTTTCCTTTTCACCGTGTGTATTGTCTCCTGTTTAATTATGCTCTGCCCTGTCCGTAATAGGTTTTTATACCAAATTAACAACTCCTACCTAGAAGATTGCTATAGTGCATGCAACTATTCTTTAGATCTTTTAATAAATGGCAGTGCTTCTCAGCCTTTTTAATGGTTATTTCATTGACATTCAAATGACTTTGCCTGCTTCTAAATAGCTGGCTCTTTTGTGTGGAAAGACCCctataattatttttgtccCACTGTCCTATTCTTGAATAGACTTCAGAAGCAGAGAGTGCAATAAAAGTTTAGCTGCTGGTGTTTGTCTCTGTATCTActgttgtttctttccattGCCAATAGCAAAGGTATTAATGAAAAGGActgattttattcatttttcttaaGTTTTAGAGACTCAAAACCTACTGTTTGTTGTTGTATAAGGAGATTAACAAATCCTAGGAACTCACAAAACCTAGTAATTTAAAGGGAAAGAGCACTGGCCCAGAAGCTGAAGCACCAGGATTGGAAGTCCAGGGTTATATTACTACTTGTGCTGCTAACTTAGTAAATTGTGCTTGGTGATCACTTAATGCATAAATTTTTGtcagctgtggaaaaaggaGGGCAGGGTTTGTTCTCCTTTGATCAAGACACAAAAATTTTCTATGTGAATGATAAATGTtggtttttcttatttctcaaaACCTCCCTTTTTGAggtattttgctatttttctttcatgtaggATGCCAAAGGCAGactgaaaaaggcaaaataaacttGCTTCTATAGACACCAGATATCTCTTGAGCCCAAAATATTTACTTGTTTACCCTATTGCAAAAGAGCAATTCAGGAGCACAAGCTTAACCAGAgggaggctggagaagagaggaaatgtGTATGTGACTTGATCCCATGACCCCCCAGCTACCTTCAATTGCTTTGGATGAACTGTGTCTGCCCGGGAAATCCTCAGGCTAAAGTTTTGTGTGGGAAGTAAGGTGATGGGGTATTTCTTATGAGCTAGCATTATCTCCCTTTATCAAGGAAGCTGGATTTGAGTGCAGAATAAATGTAAGAGGCTGGTAAATGCTGCATAAATGCAGATCCGAACCTTTGGAAATCCATTCTTGCTCTGGCATAAAGGAATAGCTCATGAAAGTGACATTTTTTAGCTTTTGGAAAGAAGCTGTCAGTAGTTCTTAAGGCAGTTTCTGTTCAGCACTCCTGTCTTAACACTAGTAGCCTGACAGAGTTTATTAGGATCATGCTGAAAACTCTCTGAATCTTGGCTATTGCTCTCTTCACTCACACATCAGCATGAGAGTCCCCAGGTGACAGCAGCCTTCCTAGACTGCTGCATAGCAGTGGGAAGCCTGCCAGCTTTTCTTCCAAGCAACAAACAAGTCCAAGTGAGTACAGATAAACTGAaatctttcttcctgtttcatATTGTGTGCATATTCACAGGTGCTTCTTGCCAGAAACTCCCAGTTTGCGTTGTAACATACTCTGCATGGAGCTGGAAGTCTCTGTAGTGAATAACATGGAGGTCATGGGCTTTGTGCTGGAAGGCAACAAAAATGATTTACAAAGCCCTCTTCTGAGGCCTTACATGAAAGGTTGCTGAGATGGGTTGTGGTACTGGTGACTCAGTATGCTGAGGCACGAATAAGCCCATGTATTAACCAGTCTACCCAGTCTTGTGGAGCAGAGTATGCTTTGCCTGTAACTGAATGCCTCTCTTCACTTGCCCAGCTTATAAATAAAAACTAGAACAGTCCTTTTCTTCTGGAGCCAGAAGATGCAGGCATTGACTCATGCTTGCAATATAGCAGCTTGACTGCAGTAAATGTTGAAATGCCAGTGCCTAGTAGGATACAGACACTTGAAGGTGTCTTTTGGGAGTCTGAAGTGTTCATTTGGTGAAAGCTTTTATTAAGGAAGTGCTTGGCTATTAGATGTTGTTCTCTCTTATTCCAGCTAGTCCCAcgcatatttttttttctctggcaAATTCTACTAATTATTCATGCAGCTTGAAGGAGCAGACCAAACTCCTTGCTTTGATATGTGCTGTGTGAGCCTGCCCAAGTCTTTCCAGAAGAGCACAGTTCATAGGCAGAGGCTCTCTTCCAGCTggttcttcttttttcttcgTCATGTAACACAACTGTATACACAGAAAGGGCTTATCTAAGTGCTCAAAACAGCTGAGCACTAGGGGCATTGTTCCCTGCTTATAAGAGGCCTTAACCACATCATATTGTTCAG of the Melopsittacus undulatus isolate bMelUnd1 chromosome 1, bMelUnd1.mat.Z, whole genome shotgun sequence genome contains:
- the HEY1 gene encoding hairy/enhancer-of-split related with YRPW motif protein 1 produces the protein MGETGAGRGAGRALSALLPRSARRLPDGRPRPAVTAAVTAAIAMKRAHPEYSSSDSEELDEAIEVEKESADENGNLSSAAGSMSPSTTSQILARKRRRGIIEKRRRDRINNSLSELRRLVPSAFEKQGSAKLEKAEILQMTVDHLKMLHTAGGKGYFDAHALAMDYRSLGFRECLAEVARYLSIIEGLDASDPLRVRLVSHLNNYASQREAASSAHAGIGHIPWGSTFGHHPHLSHPLLLAQNGHGTTSTTASSAEPHHQTRIAAPHAETSSLRVPPNGSVGPVLPVVTPTTKLSPPLLSSMASLSAFPFSFGSFHLLSPNVLSPSTPTQSATLSKPYRPWGTEIGAF